In one window of Pseudoalteromonas espejiana DSM 9414 DNA:
- a CDS encoding MmcQ/YjbR family DNA-binding protein, producing the protein MDQNTVHEYLVKKPLVQVTKPFAQEVDVYKVNHKMFATLALGNDGDVNDDGDLIWWLNLKCDPDEALALRDIFPAVIPGYHMNKRLWNTVILDGSIPQGEIERMIDNSFNLVVENMPEKDRKVIEAHL; encoded by the coding sequence ATGGACCAAAACACAGTACATGAGTATTTAGTAAAGAAGCCACTTGTGCAAGTTACAAAACCATTTGCTCAAGAGGTTGATGTTTATAAAGTAAATCATAAAATGTTTGCCACTCTTGCCTTAGGTAATGATGGCGACGTTAATGATGATGGAGATCTTATTTGGTGGCTTAATTTAAAGTGCGATCCCGATGAAGCACTTGCATTACGAGATATTTTCCCCGCAGTTATCCCTGGCTATCATATGAATAAACGGCTTTGGAATACGGTGATTTTAGATGGTTCTATTCCACAGGGCGAGATTGAAAGAATGATTGATAATTCATTCAATTTAGTTGTTGAGAATATGCCAGAAAAAGATCGTAAGGTAATTGAAGCACACCTCTAG
- a CDS encoding DUF4381 domain-containing protein has product MQPNPLDGLHDIIAPSQVSWWPLAPAWWVIITVLFIAICAAAFWFYKNHKFKKPKRYAIDLSKTEQNPLTLHIILKRLVIEYYDKRLAAQSTTNWCITLNALTGLSFSEQEILSLYNTEQANEALTDKFRQGIKQFKLKESVHV; this is encoded by the coding sequence ATGCAACCCAATCCACTCGACGGCCTGCACGACATAATAGCTCCAAGCCAAGTAAGTTGGTGGCCACTCGCCCCTGCTTGGTGGGTTATCATTACGGTGCTATTTATAGCAATCTGTGCAGCTGCTTTTTGGTTTTACAAAAATCACAAATTTAAAAAGCCAAAACGTTACGCAATAGACTTAAGTAAAACAGAGCAAAACCCGCTCACCCTTCATATTATTTTAAAACGCCTTGTTATTGAGTATTACGACAAACGTCTAGCTGCACAATCAACAACTAATTGGTGCATTACGCTTAATGCATTAACCGGCTTAAGCTTTAGCGAACAAGAAATACTCAGCCTTTATAATACCGAGCAAGCAAACGAAGCACTAACCGACAAGTTTCGCCAAGGTATTAAACAATTTAAATTAAAGGAGTCAGTCCATGTTTGA
- the fadI gene encoding acetyl-CoA C-acyltransferase FadI, translating to MSEQNILKTPKGDRIAIVSGLRTPFAKQATAFHHVPALDMGKLVVNEMLERLNFDKSEIDQLVFGQVVQMPEAPNIAREIVLGTGMPVGVDAYSVSRACATSFQAIANVAESIMAGSVNVGIAGGADSSSVLPIGVSKKLAGSLVDLNKARTLGQRLQIFSKLRLKDLLPVPPAVAEYSTGLSMGQTAEQMAKTHNISREDQDALAHRSHSLATQAWADGKLKDEVMTAHLPPYKSFIEEDNNIRKNSTVEGYAKLKPVFDRQHGSVTAANATPLTDGAAAVLMMSESKAKALGYEILGYVRSFAFSAIGVEKDMLMGPAHSTPIALDRAGITLADLDLIEMHEAFASQTLANMKMFASDKFAQEQLGRSKAIGEINMDKFNVNGGSLAYGHPFAATGARLITQSLHELKRRGGGLALTTACAAGGLGAAFVLESA from the coding sequence ATGTCTGAGCAAAACATACTAAAAACACCAAAGGGCGACCGTATTGCCATAGTTAGCGGCTTACGTACACCTTTTGCAAAACAAGCAACAGCGTTTCACCATGTACCAGCCCTAGATATGGGTAAGTTGGTGGTTAACGAAATGCTTGAACGATTAAATTTCGACAAGTCAGAAATCGATCAACTTGTATTTGGTCAAGTAGTACAAATGCCAGAAGCGCCAAATATTGCACGTGAAATTGTTTTAGGTACGGGTATGCCAGTAGGCGTAGACGCGTATTCTGTATCGCGCGCATGTGCTACCAGCTTTCAGGCCATTGCTAATGTAGCTGAGTCTATTATGGCAGGCTCTGTAAATGTGGGTATTGCCGGTGGCGCCGACTCATCTTCAGTACTGCCAATTGGTGTTAGTAAAAAATTGGCAGGTAGCTTAGTTGACTTAAATAAAGCACGTACCTTAGGCCAGCGTTTACAAATATTCTCAAAACTGCGTTTAAAAGATTTATTACCAGTACCCCCTGCGGTTGCTGAGTACTCAACAGGCCTTTCAATGGGGCAAACTGCTGAGCAAATGGCTAAAACACATAATATTAGCCGTGAAGATCAAGATGCGCTTGCACATCGCTCGCATTCACTTGCAACCCAAGCATGGGCAGATGGCAAGTTAAAAGATGAAGTAATGACGGCGCACTTACCGCCATATAAAAGCTTTATTGAAGAAGATAATAACATTCGTAAAAACTCAACGGTTGAAGGCTACGCTAAACTTAAACCGGTATTTGACCGCCAGCATGGCTCAGTGACCGCAGCAAACGCAACACCATTAACCGATGGTGCAGCAGCGGTACTGATGATGAGCGAAAGCAAAGCAAAAGCTCTAGGCTACGAAATTTTAGGTTATGTACGTAGCTTTGCGTTTTCGGCTATTGGTGTAGAAAAAGACATGCTAATGGGTCCTGCGCACTCAACGCCTATCGCACTAGATAGAGCGGGTATTACACTTGCTGATTTAGATTTAATCGAAATGCACGAAGCGTTTGCATCGCAAACACTTGCCAATATGAAAATGTTTGCATCAGATAAGTTTGCGCAAGAGCAACTTGGTCGTAGCAAAGCAATTGGCGAAATTAACATGGATAAGTTTAACGTTAACGGCGGCTCTTTAGCATATGGTCACCCATTTGCTGCAACAGGTGCTCGCTTAATTACGCAAAGCTTACACGAGCTTAAACGTCGTGGTGGCGGTTTAGCATTAACAACAGCGTGTGCTGCTGGTGGTTTAGGTGCAGCCTTTGTATTGGAGAGCGCGTAA
- a CDS encoding putative bifunctional diguanylate cyclase/phosphodiesterase, producing MIKITTIRCGFYWLLLSLAPSAFAFEHAFNIDTNTVLMIASALLALALPYLLFVIYKLKCSRLQHSLSERRLKSTVEGSGDTLWDWNIKTGEVIRINDKYMMDSTTLMGFPPNKSLIHPHDIASVEHLLKRHFAEQSAFFEATYRIKDTFGHWHWVLDRGKIIEKDINLAPLRMTGTVRDISLLKSTEERLNLFAKCVESLTDAIAIYDKNFNLVEINPSFLTLFGGVREQYLKKEFNLPGYDKAYVDNIKSTVRERERIQQEVKLRNSERVLLPIEISIDEIKNDQNQITNYVIVYSDLTERKNAQSQLHNLSNRDRTTSLPNRNLFFTDLQKLVKQNAHHALLVFDLDNFKKINDSLGHQLGDSLLAKLAMRLNKLTRENDVFYRLGGDEFALVMADTNDIHVITRMAKQFLAAIATPFKMAGHELAITSSVGIVLFPEDGNTPELLLKNADTAMYHAKKKGNSYLFFNDTMNRQAVKRLQIENLMRFGLKENHFEVYYQPKMNIRTGKLTGMEALVRFITPKKGIISPGVFIPIAEETGQIIEIGEVVLNKACRDVKQWLDDGLFSGRVAVNLSAKQFSLPDLTTRIDVILQKNELPSYFLELEITEGTVMDDPQEAIAIMRSLSARGIHLAMDDFGTGYSSLAYLKQFPLNTLKVDKAFIDDMKTERGRNMVDSIVTIAQNLDLHVVAEGVEQANQIEILKKLNCETVQGYYYSKPLSKDEFTAFLKQQQSKSAPSLISANKHLAQIK from the coding sequence ATGATAAAAATAACAACAATAAGATGTGGTTTTTACTGGTTGTTACTAAGCTTAGCACCCAGTGCTTTTGCCTTTGAACATGCCTTTAATATTGATACCAATACTGTTTTAATGATTGCCAGTGCCTTGCTTGCGCTGGCTTTGCCATACCTATTATTTGTAATTTATAAATTAAAATGCTCACGCTTACAGCACAGCTTGTCTGAAAGGCGCTTAAAAAGCACCGTTGAAGGCAGCGGAGATACACTTTGGGATTGGAATATAAAAACCGGCGAAGTGATCCGCATTAATGATAAATACATGATGGATTCAACTACGTTAATGGGGTTCCCGCCAAATAAAAGCCTGATCCACCCCCATGATATTGCAAGTGTAGAGCACCTACTTAAAAGGCACTTTGCTGAACAGTCTGCTTTTTTTGAAGCCACATATCGAATTAAAGACACCTTTGGACATTGGCACTGGGTGCTCGACCGCGGAAAAATTATAGAAAAAGACATTAACTTAGCGCCACTAAGAATGACCGGCACCGTGCGCGATATTTCCTTGCTTAAATCAACCGAAGAGCGCCTTAACTTATTTGCTAAGTGTGTAGAGTCGCTCACCGATGCAATTGCAATATATGACAAAAACTTTAATTTAGTTGAAATAAACCCAAGCTTTTTAACCCTATTTGGCGGTGTAAGAGAGCAATACCTTAAAAAAGAATTTAACCTACCAGGCTACGATAAAGCCTATGTAGATAATATAAAAAGTACCGTGCGCGAACGTGAACGCATTCAACAAGAGGTTAAATTGCGCAATAGCGAACGGGTGCTACTTCCTATTGAAATTTCGATTGATGAAATAAAAAACGATCAAAATCAAATAACTAACTATGTCATTGTTTACTCAGATTTAACCGAGCGTAAAAATGCGCAATCGCAACTTCATAACTTATCTAACCGAGATCGCACCACAAGCCTGCCTAACAGAAACTTATTTTTTACTGACTTACAAAAGCTGGTAAAACAAAATGCGCATCATGCATTATTAGTATTTGATTTAGACAACTTTAAAAAAATTAATGACTCGTTAGGCCACCAGCTAGGCGACAGCCTATTAGCTAAATTAGCTATGCGATTAAATAAATTAACCCGTGAAAACGATGTTTTTTATCGCTTAGGGGGTGATGAATTTGCCCTAGTTATGGCAGATACAAACGACATACATGTGATAACTCGCATGGCAAAACAGTTTTTAGCCGCTATTGCCACCCCATTTAAAATGGCAGGCCATGAGCTCGCTATTACCTCAAGCGTAGGCATTGTGTTATTTCCTGAAGATGGCAATACGCCAGAACTATTACTCAAAAATGCCGATACAGCCATGTATCATGCTAAAAAGAAAGGTAACAGCTACCTATTTTTTAACGACACCATGAACCGCCAAGCGGTTAAACGCCTGCAAATAGAAAATTTAATGCGCTTTGGCTTGAAAGAAAACCATTTTGAAGTGTATTACCAACCTAAAATGAATATCCGTACCGGTAAACTAACAGGTATGGAAGCCTTGGTACGTTTTATAACGCCCAAAAAAGGCATTATAAGCCCTGGTGTATTTATTCCTATAGCCGAAGAAACTGGGCAAATAATTGAAATAGGTGAAGTGGTTTTAAATAAAGCCTGTAGAGATGTAAAACAATGGCTAGACGATGGATTATTTAGCGGCCGCGTAGCCGTTAACTTATCGGCCAAGCAGTTTAGCTTGCCAGATTTAACAACGCGCATTGATGTAATATTGCAAAAAAACGAGTTACCTTCTTACTTTTTAGAGCTTGAAATAACCGAAGGCACCGTAATGGACGACCCACAAGAAGCTATTGCAATTATGCGCTCTTTAAGCGCCCGTGGTATCCATTTAGCAATGGATGACTTTGGCACCGGCTATTCGTCATTGGCGTATTTAAAGCAATTTCCGCTTAATACTTTAAAAGTTGATAAAGCCTTTATAGATGATATGAAAACCGAACGTGGCCGCAATATGGTCGACTCAATTGTTACTATTGCACAAAACCTAGATTTACATGTGGTTGCCGAAGGGGTTGAACAAGCTAATCAAATAGAGATACTTAAAAAACTTAATTGTGAAACAGTGCAAGGTTATTATTATTCAAAACCGCTTTCTAAAGACGAATTCACCGCGTTTTTAAAGCAGCAACAAAGTAAATCTGCCCCTAGCTTAATTAGCGCTAATAAGCATTTAGCACAAATTAAATAA
- a CDS encoding AAA family ATPase, with protein MAANAFSQLKTYLDTQIIGQPELTQALLIAILADGHLLVEGPPGLAKTRAVNALAKGIEGSFQRVQFTPDLLPADVTGTDIYRQQTSEFVFEKGPLFHNLILADEINRAPAKVQSALLEAMAERQVTVGKNTYPLSDLFMVMATQNPLEQEGTYPLPEAQLDRFLLHLSIGYPGAEHELDILRLTRGEALKEQQAVLQQISQSDLFSARQAILGLYLAEPLEQYLVQLIIATREGAQLDEQLGRWIEFGASPRATIALDKCARAHAWLNGRDFVAPDDIQAVVHNVLRHRIILSYEAQADGITKDQVISRIVELVAVP; from the coding sequence ATGGCAGCTAACGCATTTTCACAATTAAAAACGTACTTAGATACACAAATTATTGGCCAGCCAGAGCTCACTCAAGCACTACTTATTGCCATTTTAGCCGATGGCCATTTATTAGTAGAAGGCCCTCCAGGGCTTGCAAAAACGCGTGCTGTTAATGCCCTTGCTAAAGGGATTGAAGGCTCGTTTCAGCGTGTACAGTTTACGCCTGACTTATTACCTGCCGATGTAACAGGCACCGATATATACCGCCAACAAACCAGTGAGTTTGTATTTGAAAAAGGCCCTTTGTTTCATAACCTTATTTTAGCAGATGAAATAAACCGTGCCCCAGCAAAAGTACAATCAGCACTACTAGAGGCCATGGCGGAGCGCCAAGTTACCGTAGGTAAAAATACCTATCCGCTTAGCGATTTATTTATGGTTATGGCAACCCAAAACCCGCTAGAGCAAGAAGGTACTTACCCGCTGCCAGAAGCACAGCTTGACCGCTTTTTGTTACATTTAAGTATTGGTTACCCGGGCGCCGAGCACGAATTAGACATCTTACGTCTAACTCGAGGTGAAGCATTAAAAGAGCAGCAAGCTGTTTTACAACAAATTAGCCAAAGCGATTTATTTTCTGCCCGCCAAGCAATTTTAGGTTTGTATTTAGCCGAGCCTCTTGAACAGTATTTAGTACAGCTTATTATTGCAACACGAGAAGGCGCGCAATTAGATGAGCAACTGGGTCGTTGGATAGAATTTGGCGCAAGCCCACGTGCAACTATTGCACTGGATAAATGTGCCCGTGCTCACGCTTGGTTAAACGGCCGCGATTTTGTAGCACCCGATGACATTCAAGCCGTTGTACATAATGTACTGCGCCACCGTATTATTTTAAGCTACGAAGCACAGGCCGATGGCATTACTAAAGATCAGGTAATAAGCCGAATTGTTGAACTTGTAGCCGTACCTTAA
- the fadJ gene encoding fatty acid oxidation complex subunit alpha FadJ, with protein MSDSVFNLTVDENKIAVVTIDVPGEKMNTLRDSFADDLKALLEAAKQESVKGMVFISGKSDNFIAGADVKMLDSVQKREDALAISELCHQAFFDMTKLPYTTVSAIHGAALGGGLEFALACDYRVGTDSDITKVGLPEVQLGLLPGGGGTQRLTKIVGIQKALEWMLTGKQIRPKQAKKAGVLDDVVPQSVLLKVAKEFAAKKKPQDKEPKLDKVSKLLESNPFGRNFIFKKAKENVLKKTGGHYPAPLAIIKAVRASVELDKLKAYKTEAESFATLVMSDESKALRSIFFATTEMKKEWRNDDAPAISKTAVLGGGLMGAGIAHVSAVKAKVPVRIKDVAEQGISNAMNYTYKILDKRLKRRIMSKADMQLTMNRITGTTDYSGFKHIDLVIEAVFEDLALKQGMVADIEQQCQSNTIFASNTSSLPISQIAAQAQRPENVIGLHYFSPVEKMPLVEIIPHEGTSQETIARVVNFARKQGKTPIVVKDMAGFYVNRILAPYVNEAANLMLAGEPIEKIDAALVEFGFPVGPLALLDEVGIDIGSKIAPILEKELGERFKAPDAFSRMIDSKRLGRKTGRGFYEYDKKSKKVDESVYELLGVTPAPRLNKSEIAKRCVSQMLNEAVRCLDDGIIASPRDGDIGAIFGIGFPPFLGGPFSYMDKLGASKVSSDMSTLANSNANFAPCDTLVAMANSGATFYNVQTATDEPSSAIIEEQVIHAESSDKQNEESVVESPKQDS; from the coding sequence ATGTCAGATTCAGTATTTAATTTAACGGTAGATGAAAACAAAATTGCCGTAGTAACCATTGATGTACCGGGTGAAAAAATGAACACCCTGCGCGACTCATTCGCTGATGACTTAAAAGCTTTACTTGAAGCGGCTAAGCAAGAGTCAGTAAAGGGGATGGTATTTATAAGTGGTAAAAGCGATAACTTTATCGCGGGCGCTGATGTAAAAATGCTTGATAGTGTGCAAAAGCGTGAAGATGCTTTAGCAATTAGTGAGCTTTGTCATCAAGCCTTTTTTGATATGACAAAACTACCTTATACAACAGTAAGTGCAATACATGGTGCGGCGCTTGGTGGTGGTTTAGAGTTTGCTTTAGCGTGTGATTACCGCGTAGGCACAGATAGCGATATTACTAAAGTAGGCCTTCCTGAAGTACAACTTGGTTTATTGCCAGGTGGCGGCGGTACGCAGCGTTTAACTAAAATTGTAGGCATTCAAAAAGCACTAGAGTGGATGCTAACAGGTAAGCAAATTCGTCCTAAGCAAGCTAAAAAAGCGGGCGTATTAGACGACGTTGTGCCACAAAGTGTATTGTTAAAAGTCGCTAAAGAATTTGCAGCTAAGAAAAAGCCACAGGATAAAGAGCCTAAGCTTGATAAAGTAAGCAAGTTATTAGAGTCAAACCCGTTTGGCCGTAACTTTATCTTTAAAAAGGCGAAAGAAAACGTACTTAAAAAAACAGGCGGACATTACCCTGCACCGCTTGCAATTATTAAGGCTGTGCGTGCAAGTGTAGAGCTTGATAAACTAAAAGCATACAAAACAGAAGCTGAAAGCTTTGCCACACTTGTAATGAGTGATGAGTCTAAAGCGCTTCGTAGTATTTTCTTTGCAACCACTGAAATGAAAAAAGAGTGGCGCAACGACGATGCACCGGCTATTAGTAAAACAGCCGTTTTAGGTGGTGGCTTAATGGGTGCTGGTATTGCGCATGTAAGCGCAGTAAAAGCCAAAGTACCTGTGCGTATTAAAGATGTAGCAGAGCAGGGCATTAGTAATGCCATGAACTACACCTACAAAATTTTAGATAAGCGCCTTAAGCGCCGTATTATGTCTAAAGCTGATATGCAGTTAACCATGAACCGTATTACCGGTACTACTGACTACAGCGGCTTTAAGCACATTGATTTAGTAATAGAAGCTGTATTTGAAGACCTAGCCTTAAAGCAAGGTATGGTTGCTGATATAGAGCAGCAATGTCAAAGCAATACTATTTTTGCTAGTAACACGTCATCACTGCCTATTTCACAAATTGCAGCACAGGCGCAGCGCCCTGAAAACGTGATTGGCCTGCATTACTTCTCGCCTGTTGAAAAAATGCCACTAGTGGAAATTATTCCTCATGAAGGCACTTCACAAGAGACCATTGCGCGTGTAGTTAACTTTGCTCGTAAGCAAGGTAAAACGCCAATTGTGGTAAAAGACATGGCTGGTTTTTACGTAAATCGTATTTTAGCGCCTTATGTTAATGAAGCGGCTAATTTAATGCTTGCCGGTGAGCCAATTGAAAAAATAGATGCAGCGCTTGTAGAATTTGGTTTCCCAGTGGGGCCGCTTGCTTTACTTGACGAAGTAGGGATTGATATAGGCTCTAAAATTGCCCCAATTCTTGAAAAAGAACTAGGCGAGCGATTTAAAGCACCAGATGCATTTTCTCGTATGATTGATTCAAAACGCCTAGGCCGTAAAACGGGTCGTGGTTTTTATGAGTACGATAAAAAGAGCAAAAAAGTTGACGAGTCTGTCTATGAGCTATTAGGTGTGACACCTGCACCGCGTTTAAATAAAAGCGAAATTGCTAAGCGTTGTGTATCACAAATGCTTAACGAAGCCGTACGTTGTTTAGATGATGGCATTATTGCAAGCCCACGTGATGGCGACATTGGCGCTATATTTGGCATTGGCTTCCCACCGTTTTTAGGTGGGCCGTTTAGCTACATGGATAAACTTGGCGCAAGTAAAGTAAGCTCTGATATGTCTACTTTAGCAAACAGCAATGCGAACTTTGCTCCGTGCGATACGTTGGTTGCAATGGCAAATTCAGGCGCTACATTTTACAATGTTCAAACAGCCACTGATGAGCCAAGCTCAGCTATAATTGAAGAGCAAGTAATACACGCTGAATCTTCTGATAAGCAAAATGAAGAAAGCGTAGTAGAGTCGCCAAAACAAGACTCTTAA
- a CDS encoding DUF58 domain-containing protein, which produces MQKQLDPQAWLKESHSHGVNLALKELMYYKAKAQLLELAPKVKIKNSLTGQYLAPHKGRGMEFAEVRHYQQGDDIRSIDWRVTARTGETHTKLFQEEKERPVFVFTDFSNSMLFGSKLLLKSVQAAHISALVAWSACQRGDRIGGIVFNQHSHLELKPSAREKAVLKLCHNLCDNHQQALNNIDKQATNNFSDNLKRLNHLAKPGSLVYLVSDFNALDDASFKQLEILSRHCELIGCHISDPFEHQLPAFKQTVTVSANNQDFALPLMDNSFRERFAKNAEHTFSTRLNRLTKSGLNLISFNAASPLELQLVRK; this is translated from the coding sequence ATGCAAAAACAATTAGACCCTCAGGCATGGCTGAAAGAAAGCCACAGCCACGGTGTAAATTTAGCACTAAAAGAGCTGATGTATTACAAAGCAAAAGCGCAGTTACTAGAGCTTGCACCAAAAGTTAAAATTAAAAATAGTTTAACTGGGCAATACCTTGCGCCACATAAAGGCCGAGGAATGGAGTTTGCCGAAGTGCGCCATTACCAGCAAGGCGATGATATTCGCTCTATTGACTGGCGAGTAACAGCGCGCACCGGCGAAACCCATACAAAGCTTTTTCAAGAAGAAAAAGAGCGCCCAGTTTTTGTATTTACTGATTTTTCAAACTCTATGCTATTTGGCTCAAAGCTACTGCTTAAGTCAGTACAGGCTGCGCACATTAGCGCGCTAGTTGCTTGGTCGGCGTGTCAGCGCGGTGATAGAATTGGCGGCATTGTGTTTAACCAGCACTCGCATTTAGAACTTAAGCCAAGCGCACGCGAAAAAGCCGTTCTTAAACTTTGCCATAACCTATGCGACAACCACCAACAAGCACTTAACAATATAGACAAACAAGCCACTAACAACTTTAGCGATAATTTAAAACGCCTTAACCACTTAGCTAAACCAGGCAGCTTAGTGTATTTAGTCTCTGATTTTAATGCCTTAGATGATGCAAGCTTTAAGCAATTAGAAATTTTAAGCCGCCACTGCGAACTAATAGGCTGTCATATAAGTGACCCGTTTGAGCATCAGCTCCCTGCGTTTAAACAAACGGTTACGGTAAGTGCAAATAACCAAGACTTTGCCCTTCCGCTAATGGATAACAGTTTTAGAGAACGCTTTGCAAAAAATGCCGAACACACATTTAGCACTCGCCTTAATCGCTTAACTAAATCTGGCCTTAATTTAATATCATTCAATGCAGCCAGCCCGCTTGAGCTGCAATTAGTGAGAAAGTAA
- a CDS encoding GNAT family N-acetyltransferase, which translates to MQLFTPRLTMRQLQSSDWPLFLQLHKEPQVLRYCYDMPSEAFVRNRFEQRLAKWDTDAQHPLCFVVLDKHTNNALGVTGFTYDQVYAELGYLFLPQYFNQGFASESLRAVIEWAWQQCNINQFKAVVTKGNIGSEKVLQKCGLTLTSINPQSHTIKNTLYDDLIYSLKL; encoded by the coding sequence ATGCAGTTATTTACACCCAGATTGACAATGCGGCAGTTACAAAGCAGCGACTGGCCGTTATTTTTACAGCTTCATAAAGAGCCACAAGTGCTGCGCTATTGCTACGATATGCCAAGCGAGGCGTTTGTGCGCAATCGGTTTGAGCAGCGTTTAGCTAAGTGGGATACAGACGCACAACACCCGCTTTGTTTTGTAGTATTAGATAAGCACACTAATAACGCGTTAGGCGTTACTGGCTTTACCTACGACCAAGTATATGCAGAGCTAGGTTACTTGTTTTTACCCCAATATTTTAATCAAGGCTTTGCTAGCGAATCATTACGTGCAGTGATTGAGTGGGCTTGGCAACAGTGTAACATTAATCAATTTAAAGCAGTCGTCACTAAGGGGAATATTGGTTCAGAGAAGGTGTTACAAAAATGCGGTTTAACCCTAACGAGTATTAACCCACAATCGCATACTATTAAAAATACACTGTATGATGACTTAATTTACTCGTTAAAGTTATAA
- the efpL gene encoding elongation factor P-like protein EfpL, with protein sequence MPKASEVKKGTAIEFNNRVLVVKDIVRSVPQGRAGGSLYRMRLYDVVTGAKVDETFKDSDMLTLADLTRREAMLSYIDGDEYVFMDNEDYTPYNLNKDAIAEEIQFVNEETQGVHVIVIDGSPVGLDLPSSVELVVEETDPSIKGASASARSKPAKLSTGLTISVPEHISTGDRIRINTVEHKFMGRAEK encoded by the coding sequence ATGCCAAAGGCGAGTGAAGTTAAAAAAGGGACCGCGATTGAGTTTAATAATCGTGTGTTAGTTGTTAAAGATATTGTGCGTTCAGTGCCACAAGGTCGAGCAGGCGGCAGTTTGTACCGTATGCGTTTATACGATGTAGTAACCGGTGCAAAAGTAGACGAAACATTCAAAGATAGCGACATGCTAACGCTTGCTGATTTAACTCGTCGCGAAGCCATGCTGTCGTACATTGATGGCGACGAATATGTATTTATGGATAACGAAGATTACACACCGTACAACTTAAATAAAGACGCCATAGCAGAAGAAATTCAATTCGTTAACGAAGAAACGCAAGGCGTACACGTTATTGTTATTGATGGCTCGCCAGTAGGTCTTGATTTACCATCAAGCGTAGAGCTTGTTGTTGAAGAAACCGACCCTTCAATTAAAGGCGCTTCTGCAAGTGCTCGTTCTAAACCCGCCAAGCTTTCTACTGGTTTAACTATTTCTGTACCAGAGCACATCTCTACAGGCGACCGCATTCGCATTAATACGGTTGAGCACAAATTTATGGGCCGCGCCGAAAAGTAA
- a CDS encoding vWA domain-containing protein has product MFEFSWPWLFLLLPLPLLLLLLKPAATSAQTRLRIPSFAKHNLTTHSLEQGARKLNVFEWILWLLLVTAAANPTWLDEPISLPNEGRDIMLAVDLSGSMTEQDMAYNGQYVDRLTMVKAVLSDFIEQRQGDRLGLILFGDTAFLQTPLTRDVKTVSKMLSESQIGLVGRATAIGDALGLSVKRFANKDKSNRIVVLLTDGQNTAGNLKPEDALLLAREEGIKVYTIGVGSDNPRGFSLFNMGGSSGGSLDESLLKQVAEQTGGLYFRAKDVAGLQQIYAELDKLEPISADEQTFRPQSSLFFYPLLIAILLISLKVMISTLRALKEPN; this is encoded by the coding sequence ATGTTTGAATTTAGCTGGCCCTGGTTATTTTTGTTACTGCCACTGCCTTTATTACTTTTATTATTAAAACCGGCTGCAACTAGCGCACAAACGCGCCTTCGCATTCCTAGCTTTGCTAAACACAACTTAACCACACATAGCCTTGAGCAAGGTGCACGTAAGTTAAATGTTTTTGAATGGATTTTATGGTTATTACTTGTAACAGCGGCTGCAAACCCAACGTGGTTAGACGAGCCCATTTCATTACCTAATGAAGGGCGCGATATAATGCTCGCGGTTGACTTATCAGGATCTATGACCGAACAAGACATGGCCTACAACGGCCAGTATGTTGACCGCCTCACTATGGTAAAAGCCGTATTGAGCGACTTTATAGAGCAGCGCCAAGGCGACAGGCTTGGGCTGATATTATTTGGCGACACCGCATTTTTACAAACACCACTTACGCGCGACGTGAAAACAGTAAGTAAAATGCTCAGCGAATCTCAAATTGGCTTGGTAGGACGCGCCACCGCTATTGGCGATGCACTAGGCTTATCGGTAAAGCGTTTTGCTAATAAAGATAAAAGTAATCGAATTGTGGTGCTTTTAACCGATGGTCAAAACACAGCCGGTAATTTAAAACCAGAAGATGCCCTACTTCTTGCCCGCGAAGAAGGTATTAAAGTATATACCATAGGTGTAGGCTCAGATAACCCACGCGGCTTTAGCCTATTTAATATGGGCGGTTCAAGTGGTGGCAGCTTAGATGAAAGCTTACTAAAACAAGTAGCGGAGCAAACCGGCGGCTTATACTTTAGAGCAAAAGATGTAGCCGGCCTGCAGCAAATATACGCTGAGCTTGATAAATTAGAGCCAATAAGTGCTGATGAACAAACATTTCGCCCACAAAGCTCACTATTTTTCTACCCACTACTGATTGCTATTTTACTCATTAGCTTAAAAGTTATGATAAGTACTTTGCGTGCACTCAAGGAGCCTAACTAA